Below is a window of Chryseobacterium arthrosphaerae DNA.
TTACTTCACCACACGATGCAATCGTGCGGGAGCTAGGAATATGTATTATTATTTATTTTCTTTTTTAAATAAATAATATTCTCTAAAAAAAACGTCTACAGAATTTAAATTTTCATTTTTACTTATTATTTCAATAAAATCAGCCCAAGTCGAATTATTTTCTAAATTGAACTTTTTTTGCAACCAATTGTAAAAATCATATCTGAAATCATCTTTATAATGTTCATTTAAAAAAAAACCTCCTAAGAATGTTTCTAAAAAAAAAACATTTTTTTCACGAAAATACATTTGAGGTCTTTTCTCAATGCATGGTAATAATTCTTCTATATTCATGATTTAAAATGGAGTTACTATTGGTGGTTGCATTTTAGGAAATCCAACACCCAAATCATATAACCATTGATTGTAAGGCACACCTTTAGGAAACATATTGTCATATATCATATTGCCAACTTTTACTCCTACATGGTCTCCATTGGTAGAAATATTTCGACCTAAAGTTTCAGACCAAATGTATCCAGTATCAGATTTTAAAGCAACCATTTCTCCTTTCATGCCTTGTCCAGTCATTCTTGTCATTAATTCTGTGGCAAATTCTTTACATTGATATATTTTCTTAAAAGATGATGGCATTGCATCAATTATTGCACCAACACCACAATCATTATACACCAAAATCTCTTTCTCAGAAACATAATAATTATAGTTGCCTTCTACTTCAAAGTTATAGACTTTTACTTTTAAATAATAAAAGAGACTGATTAGATTATTGGTCTATCTCTTTATTTTATTACTAAATTGAATATTTCTATTTATAATTTCTTACTCGGATTTAAAAACCACCTTCCTTCTTTTTTATACAATAATACATTACAGATTAACATTTTAGAGAAAAAAGCTGGATAATAAGAATCTATTATTGCTAATAACTTTGATTTATCGGTCTTTTCAATACATATAAAATTAGTTTTAGGATACTGATTATTTTCTTTTTTATAATTAAATTTTTCATAATCATTACATAATCTTTCAAAGTCTTTAGAATAGACCTCTTCATAATTATTATCTATTATTGAAATAATCCTTTCAGTTGTAACTAATAAATATGAATTATTTAAACTACAATCTAAAATAGGTAATTCATTTTTTTCTAGTGACACAAATTTGGATTCATAGCTATCATCTAATAATTGAGTATTTATTTTATCATTAAAAGTAAGCCAATCTTCTGGCGCTTTATCTACACAGTTAAGACTAATCTCGATCGCTTTGTTTTTAAATTCTTTTATATCCATAATTATTAATGTAAAACTTTTTCCCAAAAAACGGTATCCCCCTCTCTACTAAAAAAATAACCATACTCTCTTGCCCAAAGGGAATTATGTTTAAGATTTTGGTTCATTACCATATTAAATTGTATTCTTACTTCACTCATACCATATTTTCTTGCCATGCTTTCAGCTCCTTCTGTTAATGCTTTAAATACGGCATTCTTCGGCGCACTATTAGCCCTTACAATACCACTAACCTGTACTTCCATTATATCACCAGTTAGCCACCCCATATTTACACTACCATCAAAAACCTGAGTATATTTTCCAACATAACCCAAAAGTTCATTTGTAAAGTGGCAATCATTATGCACTA
It encodes the following:
- a CDS encoding papain fold toxin domain-containing protein, with protein sequence MPSSFKKIYQCKEFATELMTRMTGQGMKGEMVALKSDTGYIWSETLGRNISTNGDHVGVKVGNMIYDNMFPKGVPYNQWLYDLGVGFPKMQPPIVTPF